The following coding sequences lie in one Cyanobacterium sp. Dongsha4 genomic window:
- a CDS encoding CO2 hydration protein: MVTTPLQPSKHPLANYIHRLESGKALLKNSPDNLIEVVGILKSYGVVLDRYSVNLNYIAENQFLVLFPFFKYFDGQFSWNKLFRHWWHDRINYEYAEYCMRGMLWHGGGKLDDYLDSPEFNRYCQDAIAAKIKGNLLVSSLNGLFPEFLPEQVKMLAYYSALGQFWRVMSDMFLSLSDRYDNGEIESIGDVVKHILDGLVESANKPITYAVEIKGKTYQLIPESAELTFLMDTAVPYVEAVFFRGTPFLGTVSYNAQANQIPSDQGSFNYGALYADPLPVGSAGIPPTLLMQDMRHFIPDYLHEFYRQTPRQEDDLLVKICISFQKSMYCVTTAALQGLAPYPLITENPKEKLANRQYLEQWMNRFTTSRILDVNS; the protein is encoded by the coding sequence ATGGTAACGACACCTCTTCAACCCTCTAAACATCCTTTGGCAAATTATATTCATCGTTTAGAAAGTGGTAAGGCTTTATTAAAAAATTCCCCCGATAATTTAATTGAAGTTGTAGGTATTCTCAAATCCTATGGAGTGGTTTTAGATCGTTATTCTGTTAATCTTAATTATATTGCAGAGAATCAATTTCTTGTCTTATTTCCTTTTTTTAAATACTTTGATGGTCAATTTTCGTGGAATAAACTTTTTCGTCATTGGTGGCACGATCGCATTAATTATGAATATGCAGAATATTGTATGCGGGGAATGTTATGGCATGGAGGGGGCAAGTTAGATGATTATTTAGATTCTCCTGAGTTTAACCGTTACTGTCAAGATGCGATCGCAGCTAAAATAAAAGGAAATCTATTAGTTTCGAGTCTTAATGGTCTTTTTCCCGAATTTTTGCCCGAACAAGTGAAAATGTTAGCCTATTACTCTGCTTTAGGGCAGTTTTGGCGAGTAATGAGTGATATGTTCCTATCTTTATCAGATCGTTATGATAATGGGGAGATAGAATCTATTGGTGATGTAGTCAAACATATTCTCGATGGGTTAGTAGAATCAGCAAATAAACCCATTACTTATGCAGTGGAAATCAAAGGGAAAACCTATCAATTAATTCCAGAATCCGCAGAATTAACATTTTTGATGGATACGGCAGTACCCTATGTGGAAGCAGTATTTTTCCGAGGTACACCATTTTTAGGCACAGTTTCTTATAATGCTCAAGCCAATCAAATCCCCTCAGATCAAGGTTCTTTTAATTATGGCGCACTTTATGCCGATCCTCTCCCTGTAGGTAGTGCAGGTATTCCCCCCACTCTTTTAATGCAAGATATGCGTCATTTTATCCCCGATTATCTCCATGAATTTTATCGTCAAACCCCTCGGCAAGAAGATGATTTATTAGTCAAAATCTGTATTAGCTTTCAAAAATCAATGTATTGCGTAACTACGGCGGCATTGCAGGGATTAGCACCTTATCCTTTAATCACAGAAAATCCCAAAGAAAAATTAGCTAATCGTCAATATCTTGAACAATGGATGAATCGTTTTACCACTTCTCGTATTCTTGATGTCAATAGCTAA
- a CDS encoding folate/biopterin family MFS transporter, giving the protein MFINTYWLKNLREFIESKILFGNKLTPELFAILTVYFVQGILGLARLAVSFFLKDDLLLSPAQVSALMGIAAIPWITKPVIGFLSDGKPIFGYRRRSYLLLSGVLGAIAWLSLATIVNNLTGAIIAILCTSLSVAISDVIVDSVVVERAKSESVAQAGSLQSVTWGFSAIGGLITAYFSGLLLEHFSNSQVFLITACFPLLVVGIAGLIIEQPVVEKKDIRDFKEQIKQIWHTFKQKTILYPVIFVFLWQMTPSADSAFFFFSTNELGFTPEFLGRIRLITSLASLIGIWCYQQWLKQISFRVILGWSVVLSSLLGMTSLILVTHLNRQWGIDDHWFSLGDSLVLTVMGQIAFMPVLVLSARLCPEGIEASFFALLMSIWNLGGLLSHELGALLTQWLGVTETNFDRLWLLLLITNLSTLLPLPLVKLLPNEDPQGHVSGEILPVSEVYEHHLSGASINTEMLPDVMTNFSQK; this is encoded by the coding sequence ATGTTCATCAACACATATTGGTTAAAAAATTTAAGAGAATTTATCGAGTCGAAGATATTATTTGGAAATAAGTTAACACCCGAATTATTTGCTATTCTAACGGTTTATTTTGTCCAAGGTATTTTGGGATTGGCACGATTAGCGGTTAGTTTTTTTCTCAAGGATGATTTATTGCTTTCTCCTGCTCAAGTGTCAGCTTTAATGGGAATAGCCGCTATTCCTTGGATAACAAAGCCTGTTATTGGTTTTTTAAGTGATGGTAAGCCTATTTTTGGTTATCGTCGTCGTAGTTATTTACTCCTTTCTGGAGTTTTAGGTGCGATCGCATGGTTAAGTTTAGCTACCATTGTGAATAACCTAACAGGAGCAATTATTGCAATTTTATGTACATCTTTGTCGGTGGCTATTAGTGATGTAATTGTTGATTCGGTAGTAGTGGAAAGGGCAAAATCTGAGTCTGTTGCTCAAGCAGGTTCACTACAATCAGTTACATGGGGTTTTTCTGCCATTGGGGGTTTAATCACTGCTTATTTTAGTGGATTATTGCTAGAGCATTTTAGTAATTCTCAGGTGTTTTTAATTACCGCTTGTTTTCCTCTTTTAGTAGTGGGGATTGCAGGATTAATTATTGAGCAACCTGTTGTGGAAAAAAAGGATATAAGAGATTTTAAAGAACAAATTAAGCAAATATGGCATACTTTCAAACAAAAAACCATTTTATATCCTGTTATCTTTGTCTTTCTCTGGCAAATGACTCCTAGTGCTGATTCTGCATTTTTCTTTTTCAGTACTAATGAGCTAGGATTTACCCCTGAGTTTTTGGGTAGAATCAGACTGATAACCAGTTTAGCCTCATTAATTGGAATATGGTGCTATCAACAATGGCTTAAACAAATTTCTTTTCGGGTGATACTTGGCTGGAGTGTGGTTTTATCTTCTCTTCTCGGCATGACTAGCCTAATTTTAGTAACTCATCTTAATCGCCAGTGGGGTATCGATGATCATTGGTTTAGTTTAGGAGATAGTCTTGTTTTAACGGTGATGGGGCAAATTGCCTTTATGCCCGTACTTGTTTTATCCGCAAGATTATGCCCTGAAGGAATTGAGGCGAGTTTCTTTGCTTTGTTAATGTCTATTTGGAATTTAGGGGGCTTACTTTCCCATGAATTAGGGGCATTATTAACCCAGTGGTTAGGGGTAACGGAAACTAATTTCGATCGTCTTTGGTTACTTTTACTAATAACAAATTTATCGACTTTACTACCCTTACCTTTAGTAAAATTATTACCTAATGAAGACCCCCAAGGTCATGTTTCTGGGGAAATTTTACCTGTTTCGGAAGTATATGAACATCATCTTTCAGGAGCAAGTATTAACACAGAAATGTTACCAGATGTGATGACTAATTTTTCCCAAAAATAG
- a CDS encoding ABC transporter ATP-binding protein: MFSQSSYKLLIPYIRKEGKTISIAMGCTIFFTIFWPILAWLAGRIGGYVGKGDLTSIISLAGVAAVVFLLRGFAQYGQDTFMAKAALKITLDLRRLVYSHLQTLSLNYFQVAKTGDLAYRLTEDVDRIGEVINKIFHQFIPSILQLIVVLGYMVYVNWQLTIATFIVAPLMAFLVTWFGNKLLNLTRKSQNKVSNLSALITEVFSGIRLVQAFTAEEYEINRFVLEAENNRRARFAAEKTKALQFVVVGFLEAMSIIFLLFLGGWQIYLNNLTGADFISYITAVALLIDPISITTNNYNEFKQGEASVERVFELLNIPPLVTEKKDAIALKNIQGLVEYKDVSFTYNDEQKVLEKINLIAKKGEIIALVGSSGAGKSTLVNLLPRFYDVTEGEILIDNINIKNVTLKSLRKQIGIVPQETNLFSGTIAENIAFGEKNFDIQAVEKAAKIANAHEFISDLSQGYYSYVGERGVSLSGGQRQRIAIARAIYCEPKILILDEATSALDSESEVLVQQALERIMTERTVFVIAHRLATVRQATRILVLDKGKIVESGTHEELITLKGRYADFHSQQFYN, encoded by the coding sequence TTGTTTTCTCAATCTAGTTATAAATTACTTATTCCTTATATTCGTAAAGAAGGAAAAACCATTTCCATTGCTATGGGATGCACAATTTTTTTTACTATATTTTGGCCTATCTTAGCATGGTTAGCAGGGCGTATTGGCGGTTATGTGGGTAAAGGAGATTTAACTTCGATAATTTCTTTGGCGGGGGTTGCCGCAGTTGTTTTTTTATTGCGAGGTTTCGCCCAATATGGGCAAGATACTTTTATGGCAAAAGCGGCTCTAAAAATTACCCTTGATTTACGCAGATTAGTTTATAGTCATTTACAAACCCTAAGTTTAAACTATTTTCAAGTAGCAAAAACAGGGGATTTAGCCTATCGTTTAACAGAAGATGTCGATCGCATCGGAGAAGTTATTAATAAAATATTTCACCAATTTATACCAAGTATTCTACAATTAATTGTCGTTTTAGGCTATATGGTTTATGTTAATTGGCAGTTAACTATTGCTACTTTTATTGTTGCTCCATTGATGGCATTTTTAGTAACTTGGTTTGGGAATAAGCTATTAAATTTAACAAGAAAAAGCCAAAATAAAGTTTCTAATTTATCTGCATTGATTACTGAAGTTTTTTCAGGTATTAGATTAGTTCAAGCATTTACTGCGGAAGAATACGAAATTAATCGCTTTGTTTTAGAAGCAGAAAATAATAGGAGAGCAAGATTCGCCGCCGAAAAAACTAAAGCCTTACAGTTTGTGGTAGTTGGATTTTTAGAAGCAATGAGTATTATTTTTCTTCTATTTTTAGGAGGATGGCAAATTTATCTTAATAATCTTACTGGGGCGGATTTTATTAGTTATATTACTGCTGTTGCTTTACTAATTGATCCTATTTCTATTACTACGAATAATTATAATGAATTTAAGCAGGGAGAGGCTTCTGTTGAAAGAGTTTTTGAGTTGTTAAATATTCCTCCTTTAGTCACTGAAAAAAAAGATGCGATCGCGCTTAAGAATATTCAAGGATTAGTAGAATATAAAGATGTTTCTTTTACTTATAATGATGAACAAAAAGTATTAGAAAAAATCAATTTAATAGCGAAGAAAGGAGAAATAATTGCCCTTGTAGGGTCATCAGGAGCAGGAAAAAGCACTTTAGTTAATTTACTCCCCCGCTTTTACGACGTTACAGAAGGAGAAATTTTAATTGATAATATTAATATCAAAAATGTCACTTTAAAAAGTCTGAGAAAACAAATTGGGATTGTGCCTCAAGAAACAAATTTATTTTCAGGAACTATAGCAGAAAATATCGCTTTTGGAGAAAAAAATTTTGATATACAAGCAGTGGAAAAAGCCGCAAAAATAGCCAATGCTCATGAATTTATCTCTGATTTAAGTCAGGGTTACTATAGCTATGTAGGAGAAAGAGGTGTGAGCCTTTCAGGAGGGCAAAGACAGCGAATTGCGATCGCACGGGCTATTTATTGTGAACCAAAAATATTAATTCTCGATGAAGCGACATCCGCCCTAGATTCAGAATCAGAAGTTTTAGTACAACAGGCACTAGAAAGAATTATGACTGAGCGCACGGTTTTTGTTATTGCTCATCGTCTCGCTACTGTCAGACAAGCAACTCGTATCTTAGTTTTAGATAAAGGTAAAATAGTAGAATCAGGAACTCATGAAGAGTTAATCACCCTAAAAGGAAGATATGCAGATTTTCACAGCCAACAATTTTATAATTAA
- a CDS encoding MlaE family lipid ABC transporter permease subunit: MNKLLDRLLSGLFLMGQIIVHILQGKIYRNNTMEQMAFVGPASLSIALITAVFVGMVFTIQVAREFIYFGATSAVGGVLAIALTRELAPVLTAVVLAGRVGSAFAAEIGTMKVTEQIDALQILKTDPVDYLVTPRVMACCLMLPILTIISLFMGMMGGLLIADSLYDISNTVFLDSIRNFLKPWDLIASMLKSLVFGIIIAVIGCNWGLTTTGGAKGVGQSTTAAVVISLITIFITNFILSWLMFQGTGSAVID; this comes from the coding sequence ATGAATAAACTATTAGACCGTTTGTTATCAGGTTTATTTCTGATGGGGCAAATTATTGTTCATATTTTGCAGGGCAAAATTTATCGCAATAATACTATGGAACAAATGGCATTTGTAGGCCCTGCTTCTTTAAGTATTGCTTTAATTACGGCAGTCTTTGTGGGCATGGTTTTTACGATTCAAGTGGCAAGGGAGTTTATTTATTTTGGGGCAACTAGCGCCGTTGGAGGAGTTCTTGCGATCGCACTTACAAGAGAATTAGCACCGGTTTTAACTGCTGTTGTTTTAGCGGGGAGAGTCGGAAGTGCTTTTGCCGCAGAAATTGGCACGATGAAAGTAACAGAACAAATAGACGCTCTGCAAATCCTTAAAACTGATCCAGTTGACTACTTGGTAACACCTAGGGTAATGGCTTGTTGCCTAATGTTACCGATTTTAACCATTATTTCTCTATTTATGGGCATGATGGGAGGGCTACTTATCGCCGATTCTCTTTACGATATTTCCAATACAGTTTTTTTGGATTCAATACGTAATTTTTTGAAACCATGGGACTTAATCGCTTCTATGCTTAAATCCTTAGTTTTTGGCATTATTATTGCAGTTATTGGCTGTAATTGGGGTTTAACCACCACTGGAGGGGCAAAAGGCGTTGGACAATCAACTACTGCGGCGGTGGTAATTTCTTTAATCACTATTTTTATTACTAATTTTATTTTGTCATGGCTAATGTTTCAGGGAACTGGTAGTGCTGTTATCGATTAA